Below is a genomic region from Helicobacteraceae bacterium.
TCGCCAAGCTGGAGTCGTCGCCTTTGCCCTTTTTCGCAAAGGAGTCGCATAACTCTTTAATCTGTTCGCAGGTGGAGCTGTAACCGTCGTTCGCGAAGGCGATAGCCGTTTGCAAATAGAGCTTATAAAGGTGTTTTTCATTGTCCTCTACAGGGTAGTTGTCGTCTATGCCGTCGCTGCACAAAAACAGCGCGACGGGCGGCTTGCTTTCGGACGCGAGATCGCAATAGACGCGCGGGCGGTCGTTCGCGTTGTAGTCGCAGATCGAGGTTGTAACGTTCAGAAAGCACCTATCGTCCCACGGCACGGGTTGCGTGAATGTTCCGTCCTCGTAGAGCGCGGTAAATCTCCCGTCGCCTATCTGAAATCCAAACCAGTAGTTTTCCGCAATCGCCGCGGCGATCAGCGTCGCGCCGTAGGCTTTGAACGCTTCGTCGCCGCCCTCGAATTTTTTACGATGTCTTTCGTCGCACCCGTCCAGCTCCTCTTTGGTAAAAGGGTTTTTGTCGTGGTCGCTTTCCACCTCGTATTGCCACAGGAGGACGACGTTTTTCAAAAGCGATCCGATCATCGCCGAGAGCGTCTCGCGATCGGACGGCTTGGGGCATTGGGAGACGAAATCGCTTATCGCCTTAATCGCGCACGCGACGGCAAGTTTTGCGCCCTTGTCGCTACGAAACGAGTTTGCCTCGCCGTGCCCGTCCGATACGACCGCGATTCGCAACGCGCCGCTTGAATACTGCGCGGAAGCGTCTTGGCATATCTTGCCCTCTTTTTCGTGGCTGGAGCCGATCGTCGTGTAGGCGAACGATTGATAATCGTTTTTCACCACTCGTCCCCGCCGTCTTGCGCGACCTCTACCTTGAACTCTCCTAACGCCTCGTTAAGCTCGTCTTGCTTTTGCGCGTCGGTAAAAGCGCCCGCGGCGGCGCTTCTGCTTGCCACTTGGGAGGCGCGAACGCTGACAAACTTGATCGCCTTTTTCAGCGCCGCGGCGCTATGCACGGTCAAGACCGCCTCGTGAGAGCCTGTGAATTCCGCCAAATTGTCGTAATCGGTTTCGTCGCCGCCAATCGCCACCGCCGCCTTAACGCCCGCCCTAAACCAATTGTTTTGCTTGAG
It encodes:
- a CDS encoding protein phosphatase 2C domain-containing protein — its product is MVKNDYQSFAYTTIGSSHEKEGKICQDASAQYSSGALRIAVVSDGHGEANSFRSDKGAKLAVACAIKAISDFVSQCPKPSDRETLSAMIGSLLKNVVLLWQYEVESDHDKNPFTKEELDGCDERHRKKFEGGDEAFKAYGATLIAAAIAENYWFGFQIGDGRFTALYEDGTFTQPVPWDDRCFLNVTTSICDYNANDRPRVYCDLASESKPPVALFLCSDGIDDNYPVEDNEKHLYKLYLQTAIAFANDGYSSTCEQIKELCDSFAKKGKGDDSSLAILVDMKRIKDSAQRAKAKLEAQKPPPPKPAETTSSEPKVIALKKEAPSDPKASQTSNAPKNGAKPNIASVTPRQREGQKAYEIFALKIIALLTLAALALFAIYIAKSPKDAQTLEIAIAAGDREETNASASADDDRDNLADANETQNDETDDETDCEQTINASDDREEANISPENNETEDDITPNANETQEVEADNETNREEANASASADGDRDNVADANQTQNDETDDETDREQNGGDRFPSPFDGNLPDSV